One region of Aestuariirhabdus haliotis genomic DNA includes:
- a CDS encoding aldehyde ferredoxin oxidoreductase family protein, translating to MTWSRKILRVNLSNGTVVSEPLNMDWAFKYLGQRGLATRYLCAEVDPKVDPLSPENKLIMANGPLTGTMAATGGRYAVVTKSPLTGAVACSNSGGFIGAELRNAGWDMVIYEGRSEKPVYLYIENEKAELIDAGDLWGTSVWETDEKIRQRHQDPRLRIAAVGRSAEKGCLYSAIVNDLHRAAGRSGVGTVMASKNLKAVAVRGSLGVAGIKDPKRFMKEVAVQKQVLADNPITGEGLPTYGTQVLMNVVNEVGAMPTRNASEVQFEGAHKISGEAMHEPRESDGKPNLTRNAGCFGCTIACGRISTIDQTHFSIKNKPKYWGNTGGLEYENAWSMGSDTGIDDIDAVTYANAICNEDGIDPISFGATLAAAMEMFEDGDLTLEQTGGLELRFGSAEALVKAVEMTALGEGFGQDLGLGSKRLCEKYGRPELSMTVKGQEFPAYDPRGIQGMGLTYATSNRGACHLRSYTVSSEILGIPEKTDPLSTEGKPELVMAFQDATAAVDSSGLCVFTTFAWTLDNIAPQIDAACEGEWSVERLAETGERIWNMERRFNLQAGLTGADDSLPERLLTEAAKVGPAKGMVAKLDEMLPKYYQVRGWGADGIPTGDTYQRLGL from the coding sequence ATGACATGGTCAAGAAAGATTCTTCGTGTAAACCTCTCCAACGGCACCGTTGTTTCGGAACCTTTGAACATGGACTGGGCATTCAAATATTTGGGGCAACGTGGACTGGCGACTAGATACCTGTGCGCCGAGGTCGATCCGAAAGTGGATCCCTTGTCGCCAGAGAATAAGTTGATTATGGCCAATGGGCCTCTAACAGGAACGATGGCAGCCACCGGTGGCCGATATGCCGTAGTTACCAAGAGTCCATTGACCGGTGCCGTAGCTTGTTCGAATTCGGGCGGGTTTATTGGTGCGGAGTTGAGAAATGCGGGTTGGGATATGGTGATCTACGAGGGGCGCTCGGAGAAGCCGGTGTACCTCTATATCGAAAATGAGAAAGCTGAACTGATAGATGCTGGAGACCTTTGGGGCACCTCGGTATGGGAAACTGACGAAAAAATCCGTCAGCGGCATCAGGACCCACGCCTTCGTATCGCTGCGGTAGGGCGTTCGGCTGAAAAAGGGTGTCTCTACTCAGCCATTGTAAATGACCTTCACCGTGCAGCCGGGCGCTCGGGTGTTGGTACTGTAATGGCGTCAAAAAACCTGAAAGCCGTGGCAGTCAGGGGTTCTTTGGGGGTTGCTGGTATAAAGGATCCCAAACGCTTTATGAAAGAGGTGGCTGTCCAGAAACAGGTTCTTGCTGATAATCCTATAACAGGGGAAGGGTTACCAACCTACGGGACTCAGGTGCTGATGAATGTGGTCAATGAGGTGGGGGCTATGCCGACCCGGAATGCTTCTGAGGTCCAATTTGAAGGGGCTCATAAAATCTCCGGTGAAGCGATGCATGAGCCGAGGGAAAGCGATGGTAAACCAAACCTGACCCGAAATGCCGGTTGCTTTGGTTGCACGATAGCCTGCGGCCGTATATCGACGATAGATCAAACCCATTTTTCCATCAAAAACAAACCCAAGTACTGGGGGAACACTGGTGGTCTGGAGTATGAAAATGCCTGGTCGATGGGTTCAGATACCGGAATTGACGATATAGACGCTGTCACCTATGCCAATGCGATTTGTAATGAAGATGGTATCGACCCTATCTCCTTCGGTGCAACGTTGGCAGCCGCTATGGAAATGTTCGAGGACGGTGATCTCACACTTGAACAAACTGGCGGGCTAGAACTGCGCTTTGGTTCTGCCGAAGCCCTGGTCAAGGCGGTTGAAATGACGGCATTAGGTGAGGGCTTTGGCCAGGATCTTGGGCTTGGGTCCAAACGACTATGTGAGAAATATGGGCGGCCGGAATTGTCCATGACGGTTAAAGGTCAGGAGTTTCCTGCTTATGATCCGCGAGGTATACAGGGGATGGGGCTAACGTACGCGACCTCTAACCGGGGCGCCTGTCATCTGCGGAGTTATACGGTGTCTTCGGAAATTCTGGGCATTCCCGAGAAAACCGATCCCCTATCAACGGAAGGCAAACCTGAGTTGGTGATGGCTTTTCAGGATGCTACAGCGGCTGTCGACTCCTCTGGGCTTTGCGTTTTCACGACCTTCGCCTGGACTCTGGATAACATTGCTCCACAAATTGATGCTGCCTGTGAAGGGGAGTGGAGTGTGGAGCGATTAGCGGAAACGGGTGAGCGAATCTGGAATATGGAGCGCCGCTTCAACTTGCAAGCTGGGCTGACCGGCGCTGATGACTCGTTACCTGAACGGTTACTGACCGAAGCGGCAAAGGTCGGGCCAGCCAAGGGAATGGTCGCAAAGTTGGATGAGATGTTGCCGAAGTATTACCAGGTTCGAGGCTGGGGCGCTGATGGAATCCCAACAGGGGATACTTACCAACGGTTAGGGCTGTAA
- a CDS encoding 4Fe-4S dicluster domain-containing protein — protein MLKSLSIDPDKCTGCRQCEMACSYEKEGVFNPSKSRIQVFEFHHEGRYVPYTCTQCSEAWCMKACPVDAIRNDLSLGAKLVHEDICVGCKVCTIACPFGTINYLPDTGKVAKCDLCDGSPQCVEACPTDAITYIDAALTGMERMRKYAAANNPSAGQNA, from the coding sequence ATGCTGAAATCGCTCAGTATCGATCCGGATAAATGCACCGGTTGTCGCCAGTGCGAAATGGCTTGTTCCTACGAAAAAGAGGGCGTTTTCAACCCGTCCAAATCCCGTATACAGGTATTTGAGTTCCATCACGAGGGGCGCTATGTGCCTTACACCTGTACCCAGTGCAGTGAAGCATGGTGTATGAAGGCTTGCCCTGTTGACGCGATTCGTAACGACCTTTCGTTAGGCGCCAAGCTGGTGCATGAGGATATCTGTGTTGGCTGTAAGGTCTGCACCATAGCTTGCCCGTTCGGGACCATTAATTATCTGCCGGATACCGGCAAAGTGGCCAAGTGTGACCTTTGTGACGGCTCGCCACAATGTGTCGAAGCTTGCCCGACGGATGCCATTACCTATATTGATGCTGCACTCACAGGTATGGAACGTATGCGCAAGTACGCTGCTGCCAATAACCCGTCTGCGGGTCAGAACGCCTGA
- a CDS encoding Bax inhibitor-1/YccA family protein, which translates to MNDQVTAIARSEEQVLQTNKVIRNTYMLLSMTLVFSALVSAVAVLTAAPAVHWILSLAIMIGLLFAVSKARNSIWALPLVFLFTGYMGYQLGPLLSAYLTLPNGSSIVTTALGMTGLIFFSLSGYALTTRKDFSFLRGFLFVGLIVLIAASLIGMFFEVSGLHIAISVAAVLIFSGYILYDTSNIIHGGETNYVMATVSLYLNIYLLFVHLLNLVGIFGGDD; encoded by the coding sequence ATGAATGACCAAGTAACTGCGATTGCCCGCTCGGAAGAGCAGGTCCTGCAAACCAACAAGGTGATACGCAACACTTATATGCTACTGTCCATGACACTGGTGTTCAGTGCCCTGGTCAGTGCCGTAGCTGTTCTTACAGCTGCTCCAGCGGTCCATTGGATTCTTTCTCTGGCAATAATGATTGGACTACTGTTTGCCGTCAGTAAAGCACGCAACAGCATCTGGGCCCTGCCCTTGGTTTTCCTCTTCACTGGCTACATGGGTTACCAGCTTGGCCCCCTCCTTTCAGCATATCTTACCCTGCCGAATGGCAGTAGCATCGTTACTACTGCCTTGGGTATGACAGGGCTAATCTTCTTTTCCCTGTCGGGTTATGCACTCACCACCCGTAAAGACTTCAGCTTCCTTCGTGGATTTCTGTTTGTCGGACTGATAGTGCTGATCGCCGCCTCCTTGATTGGTATGTTCTTTGAAGTCAGCGGATTGCACATTGCTATCTCGGTAGCGGCCGTATTGATATTCTCCGGCTATATCCTATATGACACCAGCAACATTATTCATGGCGGTGAAACCAATTACGTAATGGCGACGGTTTCCCTTTACCTCAACATCTACCTTCTGTTCGTCCACCTGCTTAACCTGGTGGGCATCTTCGGTGGCGATGACTGA
- the tusD gene encoding sulfurtransferase complex subunit TusD has product MNYTIAIYGAPYSSQACQSALNFAKALISNNHSIVRLFFYQDAVHTASILAIPPQDEVDLPREWRLFIDKHKLDAVVCVAAALRRGLLNNEEQLRYEKPASNLSSSTALSGLGQLIEGAVMSDRLVTFGA; this is encoded by the coding sequence ATGAATTACACTATCGCCATATACGGTGCCCCGTACTCCAGCCAGGCATGCCAAAGCGCGCTGAATTTTGCTAAAGCGCTGATATCCAATAACCACTCAATTGTTCGGCTTTTTTTCTATCAGGATGCGGTGCACACCGCCTCTATTCTGGCAATACCACCACAGGATGAAGTCGACCTTCCACGAGAATGGCGACTATTTATCGACAAACACAAGCTGGATGCCGTGGTTTGCGTCGCTGCAGCTCTGCGTCGAGGACTGTTAAACAATGAAGAGCAACTGCGCTATGAAAAGCCTGCATCGAACTTATCTTCATCGACTGCTTTATCTGGACTGGGCCAATTGATCGAAGGCGCGGTGATGAGCGATCGACTGGTTACTTTCGGGGCCTGA
- the tusC gene encoding sulfurtransferase complex subunit TusC, with protein MGKSLCLITSTPPYGTLNAKEALDTALIGAAFELEVSLVFDGDGIYQLLDQQAPDALGQKTFSATLKALELYGVEQLLVCDETLSSRGIKPSQLCVEADIVSRHELSQHLERADILLGF; from the coding sequence ATGGGGAAATCACTTTGCCTTATTACCAGCACCCCGCCCTACGGTACCCTTAATGCCAAGGAAGCGTTAGATACCGCGCTGATTGGAGCTGCTTTCGAGCTCGAAGTCTCCCTTGTTTTTGACGGCGATGGCATCTATCAATTACTCGACCAGCAGGCCCCTGACGCCCTGGGTCAAAAAACCTTTTCTGCAACCCTCAAAGCCCTCGAACTTTATGGTGTCGAACAGCTGTTGGTGTGCGATGAAACACTAAGCTCTCGCGGCATTAAGCCCTCTCAACTCTGTGTGGAAGCTGATATAGTTTCACGTCATGAGCTGTCTCAGCACCTTGAGAGAGCTGATATCCTTTTAGGCTTCTAA
- the tusB gene encoding sulfurtransferase complex subunit TusB, whose protein sequence is MLHIVNKALTSSDALQRCLNLASKGSSLLLIENGVFNVLPETAGWRLLQQHLGNINIYALSEDLEARGLNKLLPDEVQKVNYNGFVALTAQHEKSLSWN, encoded by the coding sequence ATGCTACATATCGTCAACAAAGCCCTCACTTCTTCAGACGCCCTTCAACGCTGCCTGAACCTTGCCAGTAAAGGCTCCAGCCTGCTGCTCATTGAGAACGGAGTGTTTAATGTATTACCAGAAACAGCCGGTTGGCGTTTATTGCAACAGCATCTGGGCAACATCAATATCTATGCACTCAGTGAAGACCTGGAGGCTAGAGGTCTGAATAAGCTGCTGCCTGACGAGGTTCAAAAGGTCAATTACAATGGTTTCGTAGCCTTAACGGCGCAACACGAAAAATCATTAAGCTGGAATTGA
- a CDS encoding TusE/DsrC/DsvC family sulfur relay protein: protein MPQIIIDGKSVEVDKEGYLTNLDDWSPNAANELALADDISLSDAHWEVIHALRAFYSEYQLSPAMRPLVKYIGRTLGNDKGKSIYLLQLFPGSPAKIAARIAGLPKPTNCM, encoded by the coding sequence ATGCCCCAAATAATCATTGATGGCAAATCGGTGGAAGTTGATAAGGAAGGATACCTGACCAACCTGGATGACTGGTCGCCAAATGCTGCCAATGAGCTGGCACTTGCTGATGACATCTCTCTTAGCGACGCCCACTGGGAAGTAATACACGCGTTACGAGCTTTTTACAGTGAATACCAACTCTCCCCAGCAATGCGTCCACTGGTAAAATATATTGGCAGAACGCTCGGGAACGACAAAGGCAAGAGCATCTATTTGTTACAACTGTTTCCCGGCAGCCCCGCCAAGATCGCTGCTCGTATTGCCGGCCTTCCCAAACCCACTAACTGCATGTGA
- a CDS encoding glycosyl transferase family protein: MTNIVSSPIREHPFAPFLKIIGKGPRGSRSFTEEEAHTVMGMVLRDELEPVQLGALLLLLRVKSETSEEMAGFARAVREHIPLPAKPISVDLDWSSYAGKRRQLPWFILSITLLNDHGLRVFMHGTEGHTSGRIYTRSVLEALELPVCTDWQSVDNAISAQKFAYMPLQTLCPELQGIIDLRNILGVRSPVHSLVRLLNPLNAPHVIQSIFHPAYQPVHQLAGKLLGYSNISVIKGDGGEIERNPDNPLQVRAVLGDELVEEEWPALFPRRHLKPETLNLDDLTGVWRGTKQDEYGESAVISTAAIALKQTGKASSQRQAMELASELWMQRDKTRF, encoded by the coding sequence ATGACCAACATTGTATCTTCCCCAATCAGAGAACACCCTTTTGCGCCTTTTCTTAAAATCATTGGTAAAGGCCCCCGAGGTTCACGTTCCTTTACTGAAGAAGAAGCCCATACCGTAATGGGCATGGTACTTCGGGATGAATTGGAACCGGTGCAACTGGGGGCGTTACTATTGTTACTTCGAGTAAAGAGCGAAACTTCCGAGGAGATGGCCGGATTTGCCCGCGCAGTACGGGAACACATTCCGCTGCCCGCCAAGCCAATCTCGGTGGACCTAGACTGGTCTTCCTATGCCGGAAAACGCCGCCAACTGCCCTGGTTTATTCTTAGCATCACACTACTTAATGACCATGGTTTGCGGGTTTTTATGCATGGCACAGAGGGGCATACCTCAGGCCGTATTTATACGCGATCAGTGCTCGAGGCACTTGAACTACCTGTCTGTACCGATTGGCAATCAGTTGATAATGCCATATCAGCGCAGAAGTTTGCCTATATGCCACTACAGACTCTGTGCCCGGAACTGCAAGGTATCATCGATCTTAGGAATATACTGGGCGTACGATCTCCCGTTCACTCCCTGGTACGCCTGCTTAACCCTCTAAATGCCCCCCATGTTATCCAGAGCATCTTTCACCCAGCCTACCAGCCAGTGCATCAGCTGGCTGGCAAATTACTGGGCTACTCCAACATATCCGTTATTAAAGGCGACGGCGGTGAAATCGAACGCAACCCAGATAATCCATTACAGGTTCGCGCTGTTCTGGGCGACGAACTGGTCGAAGAGGAATGGCCTGCCCTCTTCCCTCGCCGGCATTTAAAACCCGAAACCCTTAACCTGGACGATCTAACCGGCGTCTGGCGAGGAACAAAGCAGGATGAATATGGTGAAAGTGCAGTGATCAGTACCGCAGCCATTGCCCTCAAACAGACAGGCAAAGCCAGCAGCCAGCGGCAAGCGATGGAGTTGGCATCCGAGCTTTGGATGCAGCGCGACAAAACGCGATTTTAA
- the cysG gene encoding siroheme synthase CysG, which translates to MDFLPLYFDLKDKPCLVVGGGEIATRKATMLLKAGARIHVVAPELSSGIHELAKDSRVTLEQIEYSREALDGMVLVIAATNVYDVNLAVSEDAKAINLPVNVVDNPPLCTFILPAIIDRSPIVIAVSSGGKSPVLARLIRSRLESTIPAAYGRLGALVGGFRDAVKERFSSINQRRGFWESVLQGDVAELVFSGKEQQAKQRLEEILQSQSGDETQPGEVYLVGGGPGDPDLLTFRALRLMQQADVVLYDRLVSEAVVDMTRRDAERINVGKARSEHTLPQEEINDLLVRLAKEGRRVLRLKGGDPFIFGRGGEEIDKLAENGIPFQVVPGITAATGCSCYAGIPLTHRDYAQSVRFITGHLKNGSCQLPWNELVHKEQTVVFYMGLVGLKTICEKLIEHGRGANTPVALVQQGTTPSQRVFTGTLETINAIVESEQVKAPTLIIVGEVVLLREKLGWADDAGLPEA; encoded by the coding sequence ATGGATTTTTTACCGCTTTATTTTGATCTTAAAGACAAGCCCTGCCTGGTGGTTGGTGGTGGCGAAATCGCCACCCGGAAGGCGACCATGCTGCTAAAAGCCGGCGCGAGAATTCATGTGGTGGCACCGGAACTAAGTTCTGGTATTCATGAGCTGGCCAAAGATAGCAGGGTGACACTTGAACAAATCGAGTACTCTCGAGAGGCGCTCGATGGCATGGTGCTGGTGATCGCCGCGACCAATGTTTACGATGTTAATCTGGCTGTTTCCGAAGATGCAAAAGCGATAAATCTGCCCGTCAATGTGGTGGATAATCCACCGCTTTGCACCTTTATTTTACCGGCTATTATCGACCGTTCACCGATTGTGATAGCAGTGTCCAGCGGAGGTAAATCACCGGTGTTGGCGCGTCTGATCCGCTCACGCCTTGAGTCCACTATCCCGGCGGCTTATGGTCGATTAGGCGCGTTAGTTGGCGGTTTTCGTGATGCAGTGAAAGAGCGTTTTTCCAGTATTAACCAGCGTCGTGGTTTTTGGGAATCTGTTTTGCAGGGAGATGTCGCCGAGCTGGTTTTCTCTGGTAAAGAACAGCAAGCCAAACAACGTCTGGAGGAAATTCTTCAGTCTCAATCGGGTGATGAAACTCAGCCAGGTGAAGTTTATCTGGTGGGGGGCGGGCCGGGAGACCCTGATCTGTTGACATTTCGTGCCTTGCGTTTGATGCAGCAAGCCGACGTAGTGCTTTACGATCGGCTGGTTTCTGAAGCGGTAGTTGATATGACGCGTAGAGATGCTGAGCGTATCAATGTAGGTAAGGCTCGCTCAGAGCACACCCTGCCTCAAGAGGAGATCAATGATCTTCTGGTTAGACTGGCGAAAGAAGGTCGCCGTGTTTTGCGTCTTAAAGGTGGCGATCCTTTTATCTTTGGCCGCGGTGGTGAAGAGATCGATAAGCTGGCAGAGAATGGTATTCCTTTTCAGGTGGTCCCGGGTATCACTGCCGCCACAGGTTGCTCCTGTTATGCGGGGATTCCTTTGACCCACCGTGATTATGCTCAGTCAGTTCGTTTTATAACGGGACATCTTAAAAACGGAAGCTGTCAGTTGCCCTGGAACGAGCTGGTCCATAAAGAGCAGACTGTGGTGTTTTATATGGGGCTGGTTGGTCTGAAAACGATCTGCGAAAAGCTCATAGAGCATGGGCGCGGTGCTAATACCCCCGTAGCTCTTGTGCAACAGGGTACCACGCCGAGTCAGCGTGTTTTTACCGGTACCCTTGAGACTATCAATGCCATTGTCGAATCTGAACAAGTGAAAGCTCCCACCTTGATTATTGTTGGGGAGGTTGTCCTACTAAGAGAAAAGCTTGGCTGGGCAGATGATGCGGGATTACCCGAGGCCTAA
- the serS gene encoding serine--tRNA ligase, whose amino-acid sequence MLDAKLVRGSTEEIAEKLLVKQYKLDVSRIQALEGRRKEIQIKTQQLQNERKVGSKKFGQLKASGGDIAPLKAEMDRIGEELKVSEELLGQIQHELNDILMNVPNVPHESVPAGETEDDNIEVRRWGTPKAFDFDPQDHVALGEANGELDFETAAKLSGARFAVMKGKIARLHRAITQFMINTHLEEHGYEEIYVPYMVNADSLRGTGQLPKFEKDLFKIEREDQSDLYLIPTAEVPVTNVVRDRIVDDSDMPLSYVCHSPCFRSEAGSYGRDVRGMIRQHQFDKVEMVHVVRAEDSWDMLETLTGHAEAILQKLNLPYRVVTLCGGDLGFSAAKTYDIEVWLPGQQKYREISSCSNMSDFQARRMMARWRNPETGKPELVHTLNGSGLAVGRTMVAIIENYQDENGHIEIPEVLLPYMGGVTKI is encoded by the coding sequence ATGCTAGACGCAAAACTCGTGCGAGGCAGCACAGAAGAGATCGCTGAAAAACTGCTTGTTAAGCAGTATAAACTCGATGTCAGCCGTATCCAGGCTCTGGAAGGACGTCGTAAAGAGATTCAGATTAAGACCCAGCAGCTGCAGAATGAACGCAAGGTGGGTTCGAAAAAGTTCGGCCAACTCAAGGCCAGTGGTGGTGATATTGCACCGCTAAAAGCCGAAATGGATCGTATTGGTGAAGAACTCAAAGTATCGGAAGAGCTGCTGGGTCAAATCCAGCATGAGCTGAACGATATCTTGATGAATGTCCCTAATGTTCCTCATGAATCTGTACCCGCAGGGGAAACAGAAGACGACAACATCGAAGTGCGCCGTTGGGGCACCCCCAAGGCTTTCGATTTTGATCCTCAGGACCATGTGGCATTGGGCGAAGCTAATGGAGAGCTGGATTTTGAAACCGCCGCTAAATTGTCTGGAGCACGTTTTGCGGTAATGAAAGGGAAAATTGCTCGGCTGCATCGTGCTATCACTCAATTCATGATTAATACTCATCTTGAGGAGCATGGGTACGAAGAAATTTACGTGCCTTATATGGTGAATGCGGATTCGCTTCGAGGAACCGGGCAGTTACCAAAGTTCGAGAAAGACCTGTTCAAAATTGAGCGTGAGGACCAGAGCGATCTGTATCTGATCCCAACCGCTGAGGTTCCGGTCACTAATGTGGTGCGTGATCGTATTGTTGATGATTCAGATATGCCGCTTAGTTATGTGTGTCACTCGCCCTGTTTTCGCAGTGAGGCGGGGAGCTATGGCCGTGATGTACGTGGAATGATTCGCCAGCATCAGTTCGATAAGGTGGAAATGGTACATGTTGTACGTGCAGAGGATTCCTGGGACATGCTGGAAACCTTGACCGGGCACGCAGAGGCGATTCTTCAGAAGCTGAATCTACCTTATCGAGTCGTGACTCTTTGTGGGGGGGATTTGGGTTTCTCTGCCGCTAAAACCTATGACATTGAGGTTTGGTTGCCAGGTCAACAAAAATATCGTGAGATTTCCTCATGCAGTAACATGTCCGATTTCCAGGCTCGTCGCATGATGGCTCGCTGGCGTAATCCGGAAACGGGCAAGCCGGAGCTGGTTCATACTTTGAATGGATCTGGCCTGGCTGTGGGTCGAACCATGGTGGCCATTATTGAAAATTACCAGGATGAAAATGGCCATATTGAAATCCCGGAAGTACTGCTTCCCTATATGGGCGGTGTGACTAAAATATAA
- the crcB gene encoding fluoride efflux transporter CrcB has product MWQQLLFVGMGGALGAAARFSVYNLYELTGSKLFPMPTLIVNVVGSFLIGIAYFTIVERLQLPPVWKSGLITGFLGAFTTFSTYSLDALRMIQNGELGVAVGYLFASVVLCLIATLAGFLLVEKLFS; this is encoded by the coding sequence ATGTGGCAGCAACTGCTGTTTGTCGGTATGGGGGGAGCGTTAGGTGCAGCCGCTCGGTTCTCTGTGTACAACCTCTATGAATTGACCGGTTCCAAGCTGTTTCCTATGCCAACCCTGATCGTTAACGTTGTGGGTTCATTCTTGATCGGAATCGCTTATTTTACAATTGTAGAAAGGCTACAATTGCCACCAGTGTGGAAGAGTGGTCTTATCACAGGCTTTTTAGGTGCCTTTACAACGTTCTCTACCTACTCGCTGGATGCTCTGCGAATGATCCAGAATGGCGAGTTAGGCGTTGCCGTGGGATATCTATTCGCCAGTGTCGTGTTGTGCTTGATAGCAACATTGGCTGGCTTCCTGCTTGTTGAAAAATTATTCAGTTAA